A region from the Peromyscus leucopus breed LL Stock chromosome 9, UCI_PerLeu_2.1, whole genome shotgun sequence genome encodes:
- the LOC114699684 gene encoding LOW QUALITY PROTEIN: rho GTPase-activating protein SYDE2-like (The sequence of the model RefSeq protein was modified relative to this genomic sequence to represent the inferred CDS: deleted 1 base in 1 codon; substituted 1 base at 1 genomic stop codon) codes for MHDLPPDSGTRRGGPAGARARGQQPPLPHGAAVRRACSPRGGDRPSQQVSPPRSPPKESGVGRPPSPRVRLSSCRSLESLRVSPQPPLLQRWASDSWIPCGAHRDRDELPPRGGGMDGWSRGSHSAAASAALLPSICQDPSRSSVRPYRDLAVTSGVSSSQEDRPEGPPLLKPPAVTVKKLQRWMYKGRLLSLGMKGRARGTAPKVPGAQATSPNLGSWKVHENHVLSMTADQRLTLTADLFENVYGSPSKRREPEDVKDNAELRGHQPLNHITVSKKRNWLYQSTLRSQSLEESKRCQDRRNFCLSPVSPPKCGSSQPFRKSPQDRCTHGTCDAASSPVSGTCSLDFSEDNDADDEGEIWYNPIPEEDELGIASVLSLEEANAATVKLSALSVNMLSARDLRKAEPPGEELPCPAHYHTGDVQTTHSNGIHPVDSVHSAGGRQQFRPRSRLRTQDGVMAEDSPVLRSAFTGPGILVPTNRTEMRTLAPSSPSPSPVKKGGSMTWSLPDKIKSPRTVRKLSMKMKRLPEFSRKLGARGASHYISSPDGAPSLSKCNCRQLPHSVSLSSGNPTRNVISRYHLDTTVSSQQSYQKKATGSSKYACKGGYLSDGDSPELRTKSSKHASEHRLGKGRESTASSCSKNEIDIDAFRHYSFADQPKCSQYISGLMSVHLYGAEGLKPPRLDSKDVFCAIQVDSVNKARTALLTCRTTFLDMDHTFNIEIENAQHLKLVVFSWEPTPRXNRVCCHGTVVLPSLFRVTKTHHLAVKLEPRGLIYAKVTLMEQWENSLHGLDKNRESVMFGVDIQKVVEKENVGSMVPLLIQKCIVEIERRGCQVVGLYRLCGSAAVKKELREAFEKDSKAVGLCESQYPDINVITGVLKDYLRELPSPLITKQLYEAVLDAMVKSPLKMSSNGCENESSDSQFAVGLLNCLPDVEKATLKMLLDHLKLVASYHEVNKMTCQNLAVCFGPVLLNQRQETSTHNNRVFTDSEELASALDFKKHIEVLHYLLQLWPVQRLTVKEPTDSLCLEQSSLNYLRRKKERPCVLNLNSTDSSGVLRPRPARLESPLRNRYAGDWSSCGENYFSNVKDSFKDLDYDDVPLEDGENRDYCKVDGAEVMIGQQIPMSAACTFQTYLTMETIESAVNQKANLRDLQESIDTLIGNLERELSKNKLNMSV; via the exons ATGCACGACCTGCCCCCTGACTCGGGCACGCGGCGGGGCGGACCCGCGGGAGCCCGGGCTCGGGGCCAGCAGCCACCTCTCCCCCACGGCGCAGCCGTGCGCCGAGCCTGCAGCCCCCGAGGCGGCGACCGCCCTTCGCAGCAGGTGTCCCCGCCCCGGTCGCCTCCGAAGGAGTCGGGGGTTGGACGGCCGCCGAGTCCTCGGGTGAGGCTGTCCAGTTGCAGGAGTCTCGAGAGCCTCCGCGTCAGCCCCCAGCCGCCTCTGCTCCAGCGGTGGGCGAGCGACAGCTGGATCCCGTGCGGTGCGCACAGGGACAGGGACGAGCTCCCGCCACGTGGAGGTGGGATGGACGGCTGGAGCCGGGGCAGCCACTCGGCTGCTGCCTCCGCCGCCCTCCTGCCTTCCATCTGCCAGGACCCGAGCCGGTCCTCGGTGCGTCCCTATAGGGATCTTGCGGTGACCTCTGGGGTATCCAGCAGCCAAGAGGATCGTCCCGAGGGGCCTCCCCTCCTCAAGCCACCCGCGGTGACAGTCAAGAAGCTGCAGAGGTGGATGTACAAAGGACGCTTGCTGTCCCTGGGGATGAAGGGTCGTGCTCGTGGGACAGCACCCAAAGTTCCCGGAGCTCAGGCAACCTCTCCAAATTTGGGCAGTTGGAAAGTGCATGAAAACCACGTCCTCTCGATGACCGCGGACCAAAGACTCACACTGACAGCAGACTTATTTGAAAATGTCTATGGCTCTCCCTCGAAGAGAAGAGAACCTGAAGACGTAAAGGATAATGCGGAGCTTAGAGGTCACCAGCCGCTTAACCACATCACTGTTTCAAAG AAACGCAATTGGCTGTATCAGAGCACCCTGAGATCTCAGAGTCTGGAAGAGAGTAAGCGATGTCAAGACAGAAGGAATTTCTGCCTCTCCCCCGTGTCTCCCCCCAAATGTGGGTCATCGCAGCCTTTCCGTAAGTCCCCCCAGGACCGCTGCACACATGGGACCTGTGACGCTGCCAGCTCTCCAGTGTCGGGAACCTGCTCGTTAGACTTCAGCGAGGATAACGATGCTGATGACGAAGGAGAAATATGGTACAACCCCATCCCCGAGGAAGACGAGCTGGGCATAGCAAGTGTCTTGAGTCTTGAGGAGGCGAATGCTGCCACAGTGAAGCTCTCTGCTCTCAGTGTGAACATGTTGTCTGCTAGAGACCTGAGGAAGGCTGAGCCTCCTGGTGAAGAGTTGCCGTGTCCTGCCCATTACCACACAGGTGATGTCCAGACCACACACTCAAATGGAATTCATCCTGTCGATTCCGTCCATTCTGCAGGAGGTAGGCAGCAGTTCAGGCCACGGTCACGACTCAGGACACAGGACGGCGTGATGGCAGAGGACAGCCCGGTGTTGAGATCTGCTTTTACAGGCCCTGGGATCTTAGTTCCTACCAATAGGACTGAAATGAGAACTTTGGCGCCATCTTCTCCAAGCCCCAGCCCTGTGAAGAAAGGCGGTTCCATGACTTGGTCTTTGCCggataaaataaaatctccacGCACCGTGAGGAAACTTTCCATGAAAATGAAGAGGTTGCCAGAATTCAGCCGGAAGCTGGGTGCCAGGGGAGCCTCGCACTACATAAGCAGTCCGGATGGTGCCCCTTCGTTGTCCAAATGTAACTGTCGCCAGCTGCCTCATAGCGTTTCCCTGTCCTCTGGGAACCCAACCAGGAATGTGATAAGCCGGTACCATCTCGATACCACCGTCTCGTCTCAGCAGAGCTACCAGAAGAAAGCCACTGGGAGCTCCAAGTATGCCTGCAAGGGCGGTTACCTCAGTGACGGAGACTCGCCTGAACTCAGAACCAAATCTAGCAAGCACGCGTCCGAGCACAGACttggaaaagggagagaaagcacTGCAAGCAGTTGTAGCAAGAATGAAATAGATATAGACGCCTTTAGACATTACAGCTTTGCTGACCAGCCCAAGTGCTCCCAGTACATATCGGGGCTCATGAGTGTGCACTTGTACGGCGCAGAGGGCTTAAAGCCACCCCGGCTAGATTCAAAAGATGTCTTTTGTGCAATTCAGGTAGACTCGGTCAACAAAGCCAGGACAGCTTTGCTCACCTGTCGGACGACGTTTTTAGACATGGACCACACTTTCAACATAGAGATCGAAAATGCGCAGCATTTGAAACTGGTGGTGTTCAGCTGGGAGCCCACCCCAAGGTGAAACCGAGTGTGCTGTCATGGTACAGTTGTCCTGCCCTCTTTATTCAGGGTGACAAAGACCCATCACCTGGCTGTCAAACTGGAACCCAGAGGCCTTATTTATGCCAAGGTGACCCTCATGGAACAGTGGGAGAATTCTCTGCACGGCCTGGATAAAAACCGAGAATCAGTCATGTTTGGTGTTGACATTCAGAAAGttgtggagaaagaaaatgtgggctCCATGGTGCCGCTGTTGATACAGAAATGTATCGTGGAAATTGAAAGGCGGGGTTGTCAGGTTGTAGGCCTGTACCGATTGTGTGGTTCGGCAGCGGTCAAGAAAGAGCTTCGGGAGGCTTTTGAGAAGGATAGCAAAGCTGTCGGTCTGTGTGAAAGCCAGTACCCAGATATCAATGTGATAACAGGTGTTCTCAAGGACTATCTAAGAGAGCTTCCTTCTCCACTGATAACAAAGCAGCTGTATGAGGCCGTGTTAGATGCAATGGTGAAAAGTCCCTTGAAAATGTCGTCAAATGGTTGTGAGAACGAGTCCAGTGACTCCCAGTTCGCTGTTGGCCTACTGAATTGCTTGCCGGACGTTGAGAAGGCAACCCTAAAGATGTTGTTGGATCATCTGAAATTAGTAGCTTCGTACCATGAAGTGAATAAGATGACTTGCCAGAATTTGGCTGTGTGCTTTGGACCAGTGTTGCTTAACCAGAGGCAAGAGACTTCGACCCACAACAACAGAGTCTTCACCGATTCTGAAGAGCTCGCAAgtgctttggattttaaaaaacacattgaaGTTCTTCATTACCTGCTCCAGCTCTGGCCAGTGCAACGTTTAACTGTCAAAGAACCCACAGACAGCCTGTGCCTGGAGCAGTCATCTCTGAATTATCTGAGGCGAAAGAAAGAGCGACCGTGTGTATTGAATCTGAACAGTACGGATTCCTCGGGGGTGCTGAGGCCAAGGCCGGCCAGGTTAGAGAGTCCACTCCGCAATCGCTATGCAGGAGACTGGAGCAGCTGTGGGGAAAACTATTTTTCAAATGTGAAAGACAGTTTCAAAGATTTGGATTATGATGATGTTCCCTTAGAAGATGGAGAAAATAGAGATTATTGCAAAGTGGATGGAGCAGAAGTCATGATTGGGCAGCAAATCCCCATGTCTGCAGCATGCACATTTCAGACGTACTTGACAATGGAGACGATTGAGTCCGCGGTGAATCAGAAAGCTAACCTCAGAGATCTGCAAGAAAGTATCGATACTTTGATTGGCAATCTGGAACGGGAGCTCAGCAAGAACAAGCTGAATATGAGTGTTTGA